Proteins encoded within one genomic window of Acipenser ruthenus chromosome 32, fAciRut3.2 maternal haplotype, whole genome shotgun sequence:
- the LOC117395493 gene encoding hyaluronan and proteoglycan link protein 2 isoform X3 translates to MMHSVVRLLWAATCLSWSSAIYNCQHDDRAGPALRYLLQPPQQVITSQRGANATLPCMLRVRPKNYRVKWTRLEPDPERRGVEHIILITNGAQHRGYDEALAPRASLRAAHSLDASLRITGLTLDDGGRYRCELVNGLEDESVTVTLELDGVVFPYQNSNGRYQFTYQEARQACEGQDGKLATYQQLYKAWTEGLDWCNAGWIEDGTVHYPIIDSREPCGGKLLPPGIRSYGARDKGKERFDAFCFTSAVKGVLYQGQDEFPGGRCVLRGSGVGGRAGGSAVRGLALLLAGSL, encoded by the exons ATGATGCACTCTGTTGTGAGGCTGCTGTGGGCGGCCACCTGCTTATCCTGGAGTTCCGCCATTTATAACTGCCAGCATGACGACCGag CTGGTCCAGCCCTGCGTTACCTGCTCCAGCCTCCCCAGCAGGTGATCACCTCCCAGCGGGGCGCGAACGCCACGCTACCCTGCATGCTTCGCGTCCGCCCCAAAAACTACAGGGTCAAGTGGACCAGGCTGGAGCCGGACCCGGAGCGGCGGGGCGTGGAGCACATCATCCTCATCACCAACGGGGCACAACACCGCGGCTACGACGAGGCGCTGGCACCGCGGGCTTCGCTGCGTGCGGCACACTCGCTGGACGCCTCGCTCCGCATCACCGGACTCACGCTGGACGACGGCGGCCGGTACCGCTGTGAGCTGGTGAACGGGCTGGAGGACGAGAGCGTGACTGTGACTCTGGAACTGGACG GGGTGGTGTTTCCATACCAGAACAGTAACGGGCGCTACCAATTCACCTATCAGGAGGCCAGGCAAGCTTGTGAGGGGCAGGATGGCAAGCTGGCCACTTATCAGCAGCTTTATAAAG CCTGGACCGAGGGTCTGGACTGGTGCAACGCCGGCTGGATTGAGGACGGGACGGTTCACTATCCCATCATCGACTCCCGGGAGCCCTGCGGAGGAAAACTGCTCCCGCCGGGAATCCGGAGCTACGGGGCGCGGGACAAAGGGAAGGAGCGCTTCGACGCCTTCTGCTTCACTTCCGCCGTCAAAG GTGTTCTTTATCAAGGGCAGGATGAGTTTCCAGGAGGCCGGTGCGTCCTGCGAGGCTCAGGGGTCGGAGGTCGCGCGGGTGGGTCAGCTGTACGCGGCCTGGCGCTTCTCCTGGCTGGATCGCTGTGA
- the LOC117395493 gene encoding hyaluronan and proteoglycan link protein 2 isoform X1 produces MMHSVVRLLWAATCLSWSSAIYNCQHDDRAGPALRYLLQPPQQVITSQRGANATLPCMLRVRPKNYRVKWTRLEPDPERRGVEHIILITNGAQHRGYDEALAPRASLRAAHSLDASLRITGLTLDDGGRYRCELVNGLEDESVTVTLELDGVVFPYQNSNGRYQFTYQEARQACEGQDGKLATYQQLYKAWTEGLDWCNAGWIEDGTVHYPIIDSREPCGGKLLPPGIRSYGARDKGKERFDAFCFTSAVKGQVFFIKGRMSFQEAGASCEAQGSEVARVGQLYAAWRFSWLDRCDGGWLEDGSVRFPITAARPLCGGLPHPGVRSLGFPDKELRVYGVYCYRPT; encoded by the exons ATGATGCACTCTGTTGTGAGGCTGCTGTGGGCGGCCACCTGCTTATCCTGGAGTTCCGCCATTTATAACTGCCAGCATGACGACCGag CTGGTCCAGCCCTGCGTTACCTGCTCCAGCCTCCCCAGCAGGTGATCACCTCCCAGCGGGGCGCGAACGCCACGCTACCCTGCATGCTTCGCGTCCGCCCCAAAAACTACAGGGTCAAGTGGACCAGGCTGGAGCCGGACCCGGAGCGGCGGGGCGTGGAGCACATCATCCTCATCACCAACGGGGCACAACACCGCGGCTACGACGAGGCGCTGGCACCGCGGGCTTCGCTGCGTGCGGCACACTCGCTGGACGCCTCGCTCCGCATCACCGGACTCACGCTGGACGACGGCGGCCGGTACCGCTGTGAGCTGGTGAACGGGCTGGAGGACGAGAGCGTGACTGTGACTCTGGAACTGGACG GGGTGGTGTTTCCATACCAGAACAGTAACGGGCGCTACCAATTCACCTATCAGGAGGCCAGGCAAGCTTGTGAGGGGCAGGATGGCAAGCTGGCCACTTATCAGCAGCTTTATAAAG CCTGGACCGAGGGTCTGGACTGGTGCAACGCCGGCTGGATTGAGGACGGGACGGTTCACTATCCCATCATCGACTCCCGGGAGCCCTGCGGAGGAAAACTGCTCCCGCCGGGAATCCGGAGCTACGGGGCGCGGGACAAAGGGAAGGAGCGCTTCGACGCCTTCTGCTTCACTTCCGCCGTCAAAG gCCAGGTGTTCTTTATCAAGGGCAGGATGAGTTTCCAGGAGGCCGGTGCGTCCTGCGAGGCTCAGGGGTCGGAGGTCGCGCGGGTGGGTCAGCTGTACGCGGCCTGGCGCTTCTCCTGGCTGGATCGCTGTGATGGAGGCTGGCTCGAGGACGGGAGCGTCCGATTCCCCATCACCGCGGCCCGGCCTCTCTGCGGAGGCCTACCGCATCCTGGGGTTCGCAGTTTGGGCTTCCCCGACAAGGAGCTGCGTGTTTACGGGGTTTACTGCTACCGGCCCACGTAG
- the LOC117395493 gene encoding hyaluronan and proteoglycan link protein 2 isoform X2 produces MMHSVVRLLWAATCLSWSSAIYNCQHDDRAGPALRYLLQPPQQVITSQRGANATLPCMLRVRPKNYRVKWTRLEPDPERRGVEHIILITNGAQHRGYDEALAPRASLRAAHSLDASLRITGLTLDDGGRYRCELVNGLEDESVTVTLELDAWTEGLDWCNAGWIEDGTVHYPIIDSREPCGGKLLPPGIRSYGARDKGKERFDAFCFTSAVKGQVFFIKGRMSFQEAGASCEAQGSEVARVGQLYAAWRFSWLDRCDGGWLEDGSVRFPITAARPLCGGLPHPGVRSLGFPDKELRVYGVYCYRPT; encoded by the exons ATGATGCACTCTGTTGTGAGGCTGCTGTGGGCGGCCACCTGCTTATCCTGGAGTTCCGCCATTTATAACTGCCAGCATGACGACCGag CTGGTCCAGCCCTGCGTTACCTGCTCCAGCCTCCCCAGCAGGTGATCACCTCCCAGCGGGGCGCGAACGCCACGCTACCCTGCATGCTTCGCGTCCGCCCCAAAAACTACAGGGTCAAGTGGACCAGGCTGGAGCCGGACCCGGAGCGGCGGGGCGTGGAGCACATCATCCTCATCACCAACGGGGCACAACACCGCGGCTACGACGAGGCGCTGGCACCGCGGGCTTCGCTGCGTGCGGCACACTCGCTGGACGCCTCGCTCCGCATCACCGGACTCACGCTGGACGACGGCGGCCGGTACCGCTGTGAGCTGGTGAACGGGCTGGAGGACGAGAGCGTGACTGTGACTCTGGAACTGGACG CCTGGACCGAGGGTCTGGACTGGTGCAACGCCGGCTGGATTGAGGACGGGACGGTTCACTATCCCATCATCGACTCCCGGGAGCCCTGCGGAGGAAAACTGCTCCCGCCGGGAATCCGGAGCTACGGGGCGCGGGACAAAGGGAAGGAGCGCTTCGACGCCTTCTGCTTCACTTCCGCCGTCAAAG gCCAGGTGTTCTTTATCAAGGGCAGGATGAGTTTCCAGGAGGCCGGTGCGTCCTGCGAGGCTCAGGGGTCGGAGGTCGCGCGGGTGGGTCAGCTGTACGCGGCCTGGCGCTTCTCCTGGCTGGATCGCTGTGATGGAGGCTGGCTCGAGGACGGGAGCGTCCGATTCCCCATCACCGCGGCCCGGCCTCTCTGCGGAGGCCTACCGCATCCTGGGGTTCGCAGTTTGGGCTTCCCCGACAAGGAGCTGCGTGTTTACGGGGTTTACTGCTACCGGCCCACGTAG